A single genomic interval of Zingiber officinale cultivar Zhangliang chromosome 4A, Zo_v1.1, whole genome shotgun sequence harbors:
- the LOC121972537 gene encoding uncharacterized protein LOC121972537 — MSNLSKLEFVALDISGTNYLSWILDVEIHLDAMGLGDTIKDGNKESLQNRAKAMIFIHHHLHEALKIEYLTIKDPLELWNNLKERYSHYKTVILPNARYEWIHLRLQDFKSVSEYNSTMFRISSKLKLCGEKITDEDMLEKTYSTFHTSNMLLQQQYREKGFKKYSELITCLLVAEHNNELLMKNHEIRPTGASPIPEVNGITGKNDKRQHRRKFHHGHGRGRGHGPGRRYGNDQSQEKHDGYNKRNTTTHQKWVNNNVHQKWTNDNGKRVQSGQDNDEKKSEIHIIDVA; from the coding sequence ATGTCCAATCTTTCAAAGTTAGAGTTTGTGGCTCTTGATATTTCGGGAACAAATTATCTATCGTGGATTTTGGATGTGGAGATTCATTTGGATGCTATGGGTCTTGGAGACACCATAAAAGATGGAAATAAGGAATCTTTACAAAATCGTGCAAAAGCAATGATATTCATTCATCACCATCTTCATGAAGCattgaaaattgaatatttgacaATTAAAGATCCACTTGAGCTATGGAATAATTTGAAGGAAAGGTATAGTCATTATAAAACTGTGATTCTTCCAAATGCTCGTTATGAATGGATTCATTTACGTTTACAAGATTTTAAATCTGTAAGTGAATATAACTCAACAATGTTTAGAATtagctcaaaattaaaattatgtggTGAAAAAATTACTGATGAAGATATGTTGGAAAAAACATATTCTACCTTTCATACATCTAACATGCTCCTGCAGCAGCAATATAGAGAGAAAGGTTTTAAGAAATATTCTGAGTTGATTACATGTCTTCTGGTGGCTGAGCACAATAACGAGCTTTTGATGAAAAATCATGAGATCCGTCCAACTGGTGCTAGTCCAATTCCTGAAGTGAATGGGATAACTGGTAAAAATGATAAACGACAGCACAGACGAAAATTTCATCATGGTCATGGTCGTGGTCGTGGCCATGGTCCTGGTCGTAGATACGGAAATGATCAATCTCAAGAAAAGCATGATGGttataataaaagaaatacaaCAACTCACCAGAAGTGGGTTAACAATAATGTTCATCAAAAGTGGACAAATGACAATGGTAAAAGGGTTCAAAGTGGACAAGATAATGACGAAAAGAAATCAGAAATTCATATTATAGATGTGGCATGA